The following nucleotide sequence is from Natronosalvus caseinilyticus.
GGCGAGATCGACCCCTGGGACATCGACATCGTCGCCGTCACCGACAAGTTCCTCGAGGTACTCGACGACGCCGACCTCCGAACGTCGGGGCGGGCGCTGTTCTACGCGAGCGTCCTCCTCCGGATGAAGAGCGACGAACTGTTCGCCCCCGACCAGCCCGAGGAAGAGGAACTCCCGCCCTGGGAGGCCCCCTTCACCGACGACGCGGCGATGGAGGACGCGGCGCCGGGCTTCGACCCCATCGAGAGCCTCGAAGCCGAGATGGATCGTCGCCTCGAGCGCAAGCACGCCCGCGGGAAGCCCGAGACGCTGGACGAACTGGTGCGAGAGCTCCGGGACGCCGAGCGCGGCACCTGGTGGAAGTCCTCCAGGAGTTACGACACGAGTGGTTCCCCGCACGGGTACGGCCGCGGGATGCAGGAGCTGAGCTACCACTCGGGGGACGACTTCCGAGTGGACGACGAGCCGACGGCCGACGACGTGACTCACACGGCTCACGAGGAGGACATCGAGGCCGTCATCGACGACGTCGAGGCCGAAATCGAGTCCCACTACGAGAAGGGGCGCGACGAAGTACTGTACGCTGAGATCGATCACGTGGGCGGCACCCGCGTGATGACCTACCTCGCGTTGCTGTTTCTGGCCCACCGCGGGCGGCTGGTTCTCGAGCAGGACGAGTTATTCGGCGACCTCTGGATCGCACCCGTGACGCCGGAGCCCGAGGTCGAGGAAGCGGTCGCGGATTGAGCGGGACGGCTCGAGTTGGCTGTTTCTCCGGAAGTTGGACGGTCATCATCTCCAACGATTCGTTCCATCAGTACGCTGATTATGGCGCGAGCTCACGTGTCGGGTATGTTCCCGGAACGTCTCGAGACCGACCGACTCGTTCTCGAGCGACTCTGTCACGAGAACGCCGATACGTTCGAACTGTACGACCGCTTTTCGGCTGGGGAGGCGGACGCCGAGGTGTTCGAGTACGTGCCGCAGGAGCCGTACCGGACGCCGAAGGACGCACTCGAGCAGATCGACGACGCAGAGGAACGGTGGAACGATTGCGAGGCCGCGGAGTACATCGTGCGGCCGAAGGAAGGCGAGGAAGGAGCGGGACAGCTTGCCGGAACGGCCCGACTGTACTGTGAGTGGAAGCGAGAGACGGGACAGCTAGGGCTCATTCTCGCGAAGCCGTTCTGGGGACGCGGCTACTCGAGGGAACGTGCAGCGGCGCTGATGGAACTCGCCTTCGATCACCTCGACCTCGCGCTCGTCACGGCAGGGTACAACGACGGCAACGAGAAGTCGAGGCGAGCCATCGAGGCGTACGTCAACGCCCACGGCGGCCAGTACGACGGGGTGCTCAGGAACTGGGTGCCGATGAGCGACGGGGTCGACGACTTACACCGGTACACTGTTTTACGGGAACAGTACGAGCAAGCGGTTGTCGATTGATCGAGATGGATCGCTCGAGTCGGCGCTATCGACCGGTGAAACACCTATCGGTGGACGTAGCGAACCGACATTGACGGGCATGAACACAGCGTATTTCTGGCCCACACAAAATATATCACTGTCAGTGGAGGAATTGTATCGAGGAAACACTTTGGACGAGAGCGAGACCACTTCCGTCGATCAGGTCGCGGCGGGTTACGACGTATTAGCGGAGAAGGCAGACGAGGATTTGAGACGCGAGGCGAGTCCGTGGGGCGACAGCCACTTCCAGCGCCACTATTCCTGGCCCGCCCTGCAACAGGCTCTCCCGGAACTCGATGACCGTCGGGTGTTGCTCGCCGGGTGCGGACGCGGGGATCACGTGGAGTGGTTCCGCGAGCAGGGTGCGACGGTAACCGGCGTGGACGTGAGCGAGGCAGCGATTCGGCGTGCACAAGAGCGATTCGACGACGAGGCGACCTTCTACCACGCCGATCTGACCGACCACCTGGAGTTCGACGACGACGATTCGTTCGACCTCCTAGTCAGCAATCTGGTGTTCAGCCACATCGAGGCATGGCGGCCTGTCTTCGAGGAATTTCACCGTTTGCTGGCCCCCGGTGGGATTCTCGTTATCGCGACTATCCACCCGCGATATATCCGTTCGGGCGCCGGTATCGAGAGCTACGACGAGACGACGAAGTTGATGAACGAGTGGCCAGGGGTCGAGATTCCGACGTACTATCGCCCGATGAACGCGGTCGTCACCCCGTTTATCGAAGCCGGGTTTCGTCTCGAGGCGTTCGACGAACCGAAACCGCAGGAGTCGTACGAGGAGCACTCCCCAGAGCGGTACGAGGACGCGTTACGACGGCCGGAACTACTCGTAATTCGAGCGCGAGCGGATCAGTAGAAAGCGGGCCGACCGCCACCGACCGCGACGATTTTTGGTGCTGGCCGACAGGAAGCGCGTATGGAACGCGTGCAGGCAGCCCTCGGCGGACTGGTCGTGGTCGTCGCCCTCTACGGCGGGTACGTCCTCGTGCGAACGCTCACTCGAGCGCTCTACGCGATCGTCTGGTTCACCGAAACCGTCGCGATGTTCGCGTTCGCCCTGCTGATCGGTTACGTCGCGTACCGGGTGCTCTGGGGCGTGAGCGACGATCCGAGACGTCACTGACGGCGGAGGTTCGACGAGCGACGACCTGTGACTCGGGTCCGACCGCAATGGTTTAGGGTGCCACGAGCAAACAAATAAACAGATGTCGCGACCCGACGACGTACTCTATCGTGCCCGCCTCGGCGCGTTCGCCCTCCTCCGAAAGCTCTTCCCGGTCGTGGCGCTCGCCTTTCTATTAATCTGGCCGGTGGTCGTCTTCCAGACCCGCTGGGCCATGCTGCTCGGTTGGGCGAACTTCTTCCTCGGTCTCTTCGTCCTCTGGATCGCCCGCGGGATTCCCCTCTACCCCGCTCACACCTTCGGCGTCGAACACCGCGTCGACGAGGACACCTTCGACGGCCCCCGCAAACACTGTGCTGGCTGTGGCACCACCTGCCGACAGGGCCTCCGACGACGCTACACCCGCCAGTTCGTCGTCTTCGGCGTCCCGCTGCACACCCTCGAGTGGGGCATCAACGACTACTGTCTCGAGTGCGCTCGTCCGGGCGGCGGTCCAGGCGTCGACCGAAGTTCTGAGGTCGGGCGCGTCCGAACGAACGACACCAGCGCGAAGCGCGAACTCGAGCGCGCGCTCGAGGACGATGCCTGATGCCCGAGCGCCCGATCAGTCTCGACCGGCAGGTCCGGCGGCTGGCGGACAACCTCGGGTTCACCCTGCTGTGGGGCTGGCTCTTGGTCTCGCTGTTTTTCGTCCCGACGTGGCTCGGCTACTGGTGGATCGGAGCGCTCCTCTTCTTCCTCGGACTGGCGCTTTGCTGGCAGGCCGCGGCGGCCTCGACCCATCCCGTCTACGTCGTCGGCAAACGCCGCGAGGTCTCGAGCGAGCGGATGACCGACGACACGAGCCTCTGCGACGAGTGTGGTGCCAACGCGGCAGGCGGCGAGCGGCGCCGGTACGCGACCCGGCAGGTCCTCTTCGGCACCACTGTGGCCGTCCCCGAGTGGGGCGAGAACGTCTACTGTCCAGAGTGCCTCGAGCGCGAGGCGAGCAGCGCAGCGCTCGAGACGAGTGCGGATGAGACGGACGGGGACGAAACGAGCGAACGCGGCGAACTGGCTCGAGAATTCGACGACTGACGCGCGTGGGCGGCCGGCTACTCGAGGTACTCCCCCGCTAGCAACTCGACGCGCTCGCGGGTCTCCTCGGGAATCGATTCGACGGGCGTGTTGATCGTCCCCTCGAGCGCCGACCAGGCCTCGCTCTGGAAGTCCTCGGGCATCGTCCGAACCGCCCGCTCGATCACCGCGTTGATCGACTCCTGGTTGGCCGCGGCGTTCTCGAGGACCTCCTCGAGGGTGACCTCGTTGTCCTGTTTCCAGACGTCGTAGTCGGTGATTCCGGTTACCGTCGCGTAACTCATCTCGGCCTCGCGGGCGAGTTTGGCCTCCGGGATGGTGGTCATGCCGACGACGTCCCAGCCCTGGTCGCGGTAGAACTCGCTCTCGGCTCTGGTCGAGTATTGAGGTCCTTCGATGCAGACGTAAGTGCCGCTCTCCTGGACGGTGGTCTCGGCCGCTTCCTTGGCGGCAGTCGCGAGATGGTCGACCATCGCCGGACAGTACGGGTCGGCGAAGCCCATGTGGACGACCATCCCGTCGCCGAAGAACGTCGGCGTCCGATGTTTCGTTCGGTCGAAGATCTGATCCGGGATCACGAGCGACTGCGGTGGCAGGTCCTCGCGCAGGCTGCCGACGGCGTTCGTCGAGATGACGCGGTCGACGCCCGCGTCCTTGAGCGCGTAGATGTTCGCCCGGTAACTCGCCTCGGTGGGGGTGTGGCGGTGGTCCTCGCCGTGACGCGGGAGGAAGACGACCTCTTTGCCCGCTAATTCGCCGATCGTCAGATCGTCGCTCGGCTCGCCGTAGGGCGTCGTCGCCGACTCCGTAGAGACGTTCTCGAGTGGCAGTGCTTCGTAGATACCGCTTCCGCCGATGACGCCGATGGTCATACCTCGACGTCGACGGGGAGGTTCCTAAACGGTGTGGAATCTGTGCGGCCCAGCTCACCACCGACTGCCGCTCGCTCGAGGCGATAGGGCGATGTGACACGCTATCACGTCGTACGAGAGTTCAAGTATCCTGAGAACTATTTCGATTCGTAATGCCTCCCGAGGACGATTCCGGCACCGAGCCCCTCGAGGAGACGGCAGGTACGGCCGCGAGCGTGACCGCGAACGAGAATGCGAACGCGAACTCGAGTGCGAGCGAGAGCGAGGCGACCGACACCGACTCCCCAGGAACGACCACGACGACTGCGACGACCGGTAGCGGCCTCACCGACGGACCGCTTCTCCGACCCATGTTTCGACTCGCGTGGCCACTCATGGTCATCCAGTTACTGCAGGTCGCCTACAACATCGGCGACACCTTCTGGCTGGGTGCGCTGTCGCCGGAATCGGTCGGCGCGCTGAGCCTGGCCTTCCCGCTGATCTTCTTCCTGATCTCGATCGGCGGCGGCTTCACCGCGGCAGGGGCGATCCTCATCGCCCAGCACACGGGCGCCGAGAGCGGCAAAGGCGGATTGATCGCCGGCCAGACGCTCTCGTTCATCTCGATCGTCGCGATCGTCCTCGGCGTGCTCGGTTATTTCGTGACCGATCCGATGCTCGCACTGCTTCCGGCGGATCCGGAGACGAAGGCCACCGTGATCCCCCTGGCGGCCGACTACATGCGCATCTTCTTCCTCGGATCGCCGTTCCTGTTCGGCTTCTTCATCTTCACCTCGCTCATGCGCGGCTACGGGAACACGCGGGCCCCGATGCGCGTGATGGCCGTCAGCGTCGTCGTCAACCTCGTACTCGACCCGCTACTCATCTTCGGCGTCGGGCCGTTTCCCGCCCTCGAGATCGAGGGAGCGGCCGTCGCGACGGTCTTCTCGCGGGCCGTGGCGACCGCCATCGGCCTCTACGTCCTGTTCGGGACGGACGTCGGCCCGAAGATCGAGGCGAGTCACCTCGTCCCACAGCGCGAGTACGTCTCGAAGATCACGCGACTGGGCGTCCCCACGGCGCTCGAGCAGTCGATGAGTTCGCTCGCGATGATCGCGATGACGGCAATGGTCTCGACATTTCCCGTGGCCGTCGTCGCGGCCTACGGCCTGGGCAACCGACTGATCTCGCTCGCCTTCCTCCCGGCGATGGGGATGGGGCAGGCGACGGACACGATCGTCGGCCAGAACCTCGGGGCCGGAAAACCCGACCGCGCCGGACGGGCGACCTGGATCGCCTCCGGCGTCGTCGCGTCGATCATGTTCGCAGCGGGAGTGATCGCGTTCGTCGCCCCGGAACCGATCGTCGGCGTGTTCATGACGTCCGGTGAGGAGGGGGCGGCCGAGACGATCGCCCACGGCAGCACGTACCTCAGGATCGCCGCCTCGATGTTCGTCTTCATGGGCGTCCTGCAGGTCCTCCTCGGCGCGTTCCGCGGGGCCGGGAACACCAAGACGGCGCTCGTCTTCTCGGTCGTCACTCTCTGGATCGCCCGGGTCCCGGTGGCGTACTACCTCATCTTCGTCGCCGGTTGGGGAACGATGGGTATCTGGATCGGCGTCGTCGCCGGCGACGTCGTCGGCGCGCTCGCTGCCATCGCCTACTTCACCCGCGGCACCTGGAAGGGATCGATCGTCGATGACGAGGGCGAAGGAGAGGGCGAGGGCGAGAGCAAGGACGAACCCAAACAAGCGAGGCCAGAACCGGCGAGTACGTCCTCAAGCGACTGAACGAACGAGTGAATGCCTCGAGCGAAGCGTCGATCGCCTCCTCGAGAGTTCCGGACCGAAAATCGCCATCGGGCACGTCGGCGGTGTCAGTCTCGAGATGCTACTCCGCCAGCGCCCACTCACCCGGCGCCGTCATCTCGAGGACCCCCCGGCGTTCCATCTCGGTCAGCACCTCGGTCAGCCGGTTGGGCTGGGCGATCTCCATGCCGATCCGGTCGACGTCGTGATACTCCTTGAGGTAGTGACGGACGTCCGCCTTCGTGAACGAATCTTGGTCGGACTTCTCCATGACCCCCGAAATCAGGTCGACCATGTCCTCGATGAAGTTCCACGGATAGACGACCCAGGCCCACTCCTCGAGTTGCTCGCCGACGTAGTCGGGGTCGAACTCGCTGGTCTGGAGCAGTTGTAGGGTCGCCGTCCGGACCTCGCCGGCGCCGCGATCCTCGACGTACTCCTGGGCGCGCCTGATCGAGCCGCCGGTGTCGGCGATGTCGTCGATGATGAGGACGTCCTTGTCCTCGACGCTCCCCTCGGGCATCGGGTACCGGATGGTCGGCTCGCCGGACTTCTCGGCGGTGCCGACGTAGTGTTCCATCTTCAGGCTCGTCAGGTCGTCGAGGCCGAGAAAGTCACAGATACACCGACCCGCGAACCAGCCCCCGCGAGCCAGCGCGACGATGACGTCCGGTTCGAACGCGTCGCGGCGAACGTCGTCGCTGACGTCTCGACAGAGGCTGTAGATGTACTCCCAGTTCGTGATCGTGCACTTGAAGTCGTCCGGTAGATCGGACATTGCGTGTGGCCACCTACCTCGAGTCGATGACGCCGTCCCTCTTAAGTCGGCTGAATCCGATTCGAGCGGTCGCTCGAGGGTCGGGGTGAACGACGAGGGGTGGCGCCTCGAGGGCTCGAACCGTCGCAACACCTATTTGGTCCCCGTTCAGTGAACAGTGGTAATGGCTGGCAAGTGGATAGCTGGCGTCGTCGAATCGCGTTCGAACGGTGGGCCGCCGACCGTCGATCGGTGGACCCCCGTTTCGGTCCCCGGTCGACCGGGCGGGTTCGCCGAGGCGGCCCGTTCGACCGACGAGCGCCTCGCATATCGAACGACGATCGCCGACCCTCGAACGACGCCCGACGACCGAACGCTGCTCGCCCTCCACGGCGCATCCGGCCTCGAGTCGGTCCGGATCGACGGAACCGAACGCGAGATCGACGCGGGAGCGCCGTACTTCGTTCCGACGAGACTCGAGTTCGAGCCGGAATCCGAAACCGAACTCCACCTCGAGTTCGCGACGGCGCGAACCGCCGGCGGCGTCTACGACACCGACGAGGTACCACCGGAACTCGGCCTGCCGGGAATCTGGTGGGGCGCGGCGGTGCAGGTGCGCCCGCAGACGTTCATCGACGAACTGTCGGTGACGCCTCGACTCGAGGGTGAGACCGCATTCATCAATGTCGAACTCGTCGTCGACGTCGGCGAGGACCCGCTCGACGATTCGATCACGCTCTCGCTCCGCCCCGAGGGGTTTCGCGGCGGCGGGACGATGGACCGCGTCCGCGTCGAGGGCGACCCCGGCGAGCGAGTCGTGGTCTCGAAAACGCTCGAGGTCCGGGACCCGTCGCTGTGGTGGCCGCGAGGATACGGGGACCAGCATCGCTACACGGTGCGGGCGAAACTCGGCGAGGACGCGACCGAACGGACGGTCGGCCTCCGGACGGTCGAGCGCACCGACGACGAACTGCTCGTCAACGATCGGCCGATCCGAGCCCGCGGGGTCGCTCGACTCCCCGGCGGCGACCCACTCGAGGACGTCCAGCGCGTCGTCGACTGCAACGCGAATCTCGTACGCGCGCGTGGCCATGTTCCACGCCCCGAGTTCTACGACGCCTGCGACGAGGCTGGGATACTCGTCTGGCAGGACCTGCCGGTCACCGGGACCGACCCCGAGTTCGAGGTCGACCGCGCGACGGAGCTGGCCGAGGTGCTCCTCGAAACCTACGGCTCGCACCCGAGCCTCGGGCTCGTCGGCGTTCGAAACGAACCGGTCGACCCGTTCGCCGACCCGCTCGGGAGCGGCTGGCGAGCCCGCCTGGCGTTTCGCTGGCGGGCCTGGCGTGCCGGCGTCGACCAGCGCGGGGCGCTCGAGGTCGCCGACTCGATACCCGATTCCGTCGCAACCGTCCCCCTGACGGGAGCGCCGGGACTCGACGCGACCGCCACGACGCTCTACCCGGGCTGGCACTACCTCGAGGCGACCGACGTCGAGTGGCTCCTCGACCGATACCCGTCACTCGGGCGATTCGTTGGCGCGTTCGGCAGCGCGTCGCTCACCGACGACGTCGATCCGGCGGCCGTCGCGGGCATCGACGCCGACTCGTTCGAGCGACGGGCGGCGGGCCCTGAGGAGTCCCTCGCGAAGCAGGCAAAAACTGTGCGGACGGTCGCCGAAGCCCTCCGTCGCCACGAGAGCAGCCTGCTCGTCGCCTCGAGTCTTCGCGATAGCGCGCCGGGCGGGGGCACGGGCGTTCTGACCGTCGACGGCGAGGCGAAGCCGGTGTTCGAGGCGCTCGCGTCCGCCTACGAACCAGTGCAGGCGGTACTCGATTCCGAGCCGGTCCGTGGTAAGGAGGTCGGCGTGACCGTCGTCAACGACGGCCCCGAACTGCTCGAGACGGCGGTTTCCTGGCGAACAGGCGACCAGTCGGGTGAGACGTCGGTAACCGTCGACGCGACGGGCTGTGCGTCGGCCGGAAGCGTCGACATACCATCGGACGCCGATGCCATCGTCCTGTCCCTCGAGTTGCCGGATCGAACAGTCGAGAATCGATACGATTTATAAGCTGTTCGTTCAGCCATGCGAGTGAATTACACACCGTTTCAGGCTCCCTGGTAACGATTTTCACAGTCGAGCGGATCGGTACATTTAAATGGTGCGCACCAGTAGTATCGGGTACCAGAACGCCACCGGGGCGCGTATCGCTCGATGATCGATGACAGGAAATCTTATCACTGGGTTTTCGCGAGTCACGAGCGATTGCGCCGGCCGGTGCGGGTATGGCACCGAAGGTAACTACACATGGTAGACGAATCGAAAAACATCGACCTTACAGACGAACATCTCGAGAACGACTCCAAAGGACAGCTCATCAAGAAGGCCGGCCAGCTCCGGGACCGACGAAACGAGCTGAACCAGATGGCCTCCGAACGCGCCGGCAAGCGTGACGACCTCAACGCGAAGACTCGCGAGAAGGTCGACGAGGCCCAGGAACACCGCGAGAAGCGCGACGAGCTCAACGAGAAGGTCCAGGAGCACAAGGAGAAACGCAACGAACTCAACGCCGAGGCCAACAAGCTCTTCGACAAAGTCGAGACGCTCAAGTCCGACATGGAACTCGACGAGGGCAAGGACCTCGAGCAGCTCGAGTCCGAGATCGAACAGCTAGAGTTCAAACAGCAGACCGAGGTGCTCTCGACCGAAGAGGAGCGCGAACTCATCGAGAAGATCGAATCCAAGCGCGAGGAGTACGCCGAGCGCAAGGACAAGCTCGAGGACAACGACGGCCTCGAGGAACTCGTCGAGGAAGCCGAAGAGGTCCGTTCCGAGGCCTCCCAGCACCACCAGAAGGTGACCGAGCTGGCCGACAAGGCCCAGGAGCACCACAACCAGATGATCGAGGCCTACCGCGAGGCCGACGACATCCGCGACGAGGCCGACGAGATGCACGAGTCCTTCGTCGAGGCCCAGGAGGCCGCCGACCGCCACCACGAGGACTTCGTCCGCGTCCAGAAGCGCCTGCGCGAGATGGACAAGAAAGAGGAGAAACAGCGCCAGTCCGCTCGCGACAAGAAGAAGGAGGAAGCCAAAGAGGAAGCCGAGGAGATCTATCAGAAGTTCAAGGAGGGCGAGACCCTCGACACCGAGGACCTGATGAAGCTCCAGAAGACCGGCCTGCTCTAAGTCCGACGGTTCTCTCTCGAGATTTTCTTCGTTTTTCGACCACGAGCGACAGCTGTGCGACAGCAGTATTCGCGAGACGCTCGAGTGTGCCCGCTGCCGACCGTGGTCAACCATTAACCCACCAGCGGGTGGACTCGGGTGTGTGAGTGAGTACTGATGAAGGGGAGCCACACCGTCGTTCGACTAGGAATCGTTCTGCTGGGAACCGCTATCATCGCCGTCGCCGGCGTCGGCGTGTTCGTCGTCGTTCCGACGACGGTCGCGGACGTTCTCGGCGTCGTGCTCGCGCTCGCGGCGACGCTGGTCGGGTTTCGGTTCGCGAGTAATATCGCCAGATCCGCGTTTCCAGCGTACAACGTCGCGGAGGTGGCCGTCGAGGGACCGATCACGCGCGATGGCGGCGGGTCCGGCCTCAGCAGTCCTGGCTCGACTCCGGCAGACGACGTCGTCGACCAGATCGAGCGGGCGGACGAGGACGGAAACGTCGACGCCCTGCTCGTGAAACTCAACACGCCGGGCGGGCAGGTCGTCCCGAGCGACGACATCAAACTCGCGGCTGAACGCTTCGACGGCCCGACGATTGCCTACGCGACCGATCTCTGTGCCAGCGGTAGCTACTGGATCGCCAGCGGTTGCGACGAACTCTGGGCGCGCGACGCCAGTATCGTCGGCTCCATCGGCGTCGTCGGTTCGCGAGTCAACGCCGCCGAACTGCTTGATCGGGTGGGACTGTCCTACGAGCAGTTCACCGCAGGTGCGTACAAGGACGCCGGGATTCCCCTGAAGAACCTCGAGGACTACGAGCGCGAGTACCTCCAGGGTATCGTCGACGGCTACTACGAGTCGTTCGTCAAGCGAGTCAGCGACGGCCGGGGGCTCGATCCTGAACTGGTCAGGGAGACCGAAGCCCGCGTCTACCTCGGAGCCGACGCGTTCGACCTCGAACTGGTGGACGCTCTCGGCCCACGCGAGGACGTCGAGGAGGCCGTGGCCGAACGGCTCGAGATTGGAGCCGACGACGTGGTCGTCGAGGCGTTCGAACCCGAACGACCGTTGATGGCTCGCGTGGGCGTGGGTGCCCGGTCGCTGGCGTACGCGTTCGGGGCCGGACTCTCGGGAACCGCTCACGAACGCGGATTTCGGCTCCGGGCCTGATCCCATCCGGGAGTCCACCATCGACTCGAGGGGCTGTACGCCGATGACGGGGCCGACGAACTCGGATACGCGGCCCGACGGCCGTTCGACCCGCCAAACGAGTGAGTGGTTTTATCGTCGCAGAGAATGCAACAGAAACCGTGACAACGCTGGTGGTCTGTCTCGACCGAACCGACGACGTCGGTCGACGGACCGGTCTCCGGACGCCAATCGTGGGGTGGGAAGCCGTCCGCGCCCTGGTGACCGACGTCGGCCTCGCCGACCCGGAAGACTCGGGAGTGAACACGTTGCTCGAGTCCCTGCGGGTCGCCCAGAGCCTCCGCGACGACGACGAGGAGACGGTCGTCGCGGTGGTTTCGGGGGACCGCGAGTCGATGGTCTCGGCCGATCGGGCGGTCGCCCGCCAGCTGGACGATTTGATGACCGAGTACGAACCGGACTCAGCGGTCGTCGTCATCGACAGTGCCGAAGACGAGCGACTCGTCCCCATCGTCGAGAGCCGACTGCAGGTCGACGCCGTCGACCGGGTGGTCGTTCGACAGGCCAGGGACATCGAGTCGACGTACTACCTGCTCAAGCAGTTCCTGGCCGACGAGGAGCTTCGCCAGACCATCCTGGTGCCCCTCGGGTTGACCCTGCTCGTCTTTCCGATACTCGCCAGCGTGTTCACCCCGGCGGTCGGCGCAGCCACGATCACGGCCGTGATCGGGTTGTTCCTGCTGTACAAGGGATTCAGCATCGACGAACGGTTGACCAGGACGGCGAAACGGCTCCGGGAGTCGTTGTACTCCGGACAGGTCTCAGTCGTCACCTACGTCGTCGCCATCGGGTTGACCCTCGTGGGCCTCTTCGTCGGCGCGCTCGGCGTCTCGACCCTCGAGGACACGCAGGGGGTGCTCGTCCCGACGATGCGCTTCGTCTTCGACAGCGTCCCCTGGTTGGCCGCCGCGGGGCTCACTGCCAGCCTGGGCCGGCTGTTCGACGAACTGATCGACGACGGTCCCCTTCGCAGTTCCTACCTCCACCTGCCGTCGCTCGTCGTCTCCGTCGGGCTGGTCGTTCGCGGGTTCAGCGGCTTCTTCCTCGAACAACAGGGGTGGACCGATCCCCTGATCGTGCAGTTCGGCCAGCAGGGATTCGGGCGAGTCGCGTTCACGGCCGAGCAACGGCTGGCGCTCTTCGTCGGCCTGGCGATTCTTCTCAGCCTGGTCGGCGTCTTCGTCGTCTCGCGTATTGCCGACTCCGCCGCTGAAAACGAGTACGCCGATGGCGACGAGTCAGCGGCGGAAGAAGAACCGTCGCGACTGGCGGACGCGGAGTTGACCGACGGTGGGTCGAAATCCGCACGGTCTCGAGACGAGGGGACGGCGGGCGATAGCGACGATTCGGCCGATCCGATGCCGAAGACGGAGGACGAAACGGGCTCCAATGTTTACGTCGACACCGGCATCGACGAAGACACGGATACCGACACCGATAGCGACACCGACACCGGAGTCGACGAAGACACGGATACCGACACCGGGGACGACACCGACACCGATAGCCAGCGTGACCCCGAGTGACCCGACTCGCCACCCCTATGACGCTCGAGTCGAACCATCGAGTATGACAGCACCGGACGACGCCGACGATTCGACGGGCACAGGCGCCTGGGTCGGCCTCTTTTCGGGCGGCAAGGATTCCGCGTGGGCGGTGTATCGAGCGCTCGAGCGCGGGCTCTCCGTCGAGTGGCTCCTGACGGTCCACCCGACTGGCGACTCCTACATGTACCACGTCCCCGAGACGCGCCTGACGGCGCTGGTCGCGGAGAGCATGGGCATTCCGCTGATCGACGTCGAACCCGACTCGTTCGACGCCGAATCGGCGACGGACTCGAGCACACAGGGCGACGACGAACTCGAGCCGCTCGAGGCGGCGCTCGCCGACCTCGCGGACGACCTCGAGGGCGATGGCGGGCTCGCCGGGGTCACCGCAGGCGCCGTCGAGAGCGAGTTCCAGACCAGTCGCCTCGAAGCGATGTGTGAGCGCCTCGAGTGTGACCTGTTCGCGCCGCTCTGGCGAGAGGATCC
It contains:
- the sppA gene encoding signal peptide peptidase SppA; translated protein: MKGSHTVVRLGIVLLGTAIIAVAGVGVFVVVPTTVADVLGVVLALAATLVGFRFASNIARSAFPAYNVAEVAVEGPITRDGGGSGLSSPGSTPADDVVDQIERADEDGNVDALLVKLNTPGGQVVPSDDIKLAAERFDGPTIAYATDLCASGSYWIASGCDELWARDASIVGSIGVVGSRVNAAELLDRVGLSYEQFTAGAYKDAGIPLKNLEDYEREYLQGIVDGYYESFVKRVSDGRGLDPELVRETEARVYLGADAFDLELVDALGPREDVEEAVAERLEIGADDVVVEAFEPERPLMARVGVGARSLAYAFGAGLSGTAHERGFRLRA
- a CDS encoding diphthine--ammonia ligase, with translation MTAPDDADDSTGTGAWVGLFSGGKDSAWAVYRALERGLSVEWLLTVHPTGDSYMYHVPETRLTALVAESMGIPLIDVEPDSFDAESATDSSTQGDDELEPLEAALADLADDLEGDGGLAGVTAGAVESEFQTSRLEAMCERLECDLFAPLWREDPRELAESMLEAGFEIVIVQVAAAGLDESWLGRTLDYDALAELEALNEEYGVHLLGEGGEFETLVVDGPHMDRRLDLEYETEWEGTRGRIRVSEARLE
- a CDS encoding DUF373 family protein → MTTLVVCLDRTDDVGRRTGLRTPIVGWEAVRALVTDVGLADPEDSGVNTLLESLRVAQSLRDDDEETVVAVVSGDRESMVSADRAVARQLDDLMTEYEPDSAVVVIDSAEDERLVPIVESRLQVDAVDRVVVRQARDIESTYYLLKQFLADEELRQTILVPLGLTLLVFPILASVFTPAVGAATITAVIGLFLLYKGFSIDERLTRTAKRLRESLYSGQVSVVTYVVAIGLTLVGLFVGALGVSTLEDTQGVLVPTMRFVFDSVPWLAAAGLTASLGRLFDELIDDGPLRSSYLHLPSLVVSVGLVVRGFSGFFLEQQGWTDPLIVQFGQQGFGRVAFTAEQRLALFVGLAILLSLVGVFVVSRIADSAAENEYADGDESAAEEEPSRLADAELTDGGSKSARSRDEGTAGDSDDSADPMPKTEDETGSNVYVDTGIDEDTDTDTDSDTDTGVDEDTDTDTGDDTDTDSQRDPE
- a CDS encoding coiled-coil protein is translated as MVDESKNIDLTDEHLENDSKGQLIKKAGQLRDRRNELNQMASERAGKRDDLNAKTREKVDEAQEHREKRDELNEKVQEHKEKRNELNAEANKLFDKVETLKSDMELDEGKDLEQLESEIEQLEFKQQTEVLSTEEERELIEKIESKREEYAERKDKLEDNDGLEELVEEAEEVRSEASQHHQKVTELADKAQEHHNQMIEAYREADDIRDEADEMHESFVEAQEAADRHHEDFVRVQKRLREMDKKEEKQRQSARDKKKEEAKEEAEEIYQKFKEGETLDTEDLMKLQKTGLL
- a CDS encoding glycoside hydrolase family 2 translates to MAGKWIAGVVESRSNGGPPTVDRWTPVSVPGRPGGFAEAARSTDERLAYRTTIADPRTTPDDRTLLALHGASGLESVRIDGTEREIDAGAPYFVPTRLEFEPESETELHLEFATARTAGGVYDTDEVPPELGLPGIWWGAAVQVRPQTFIDELSVTPRLEGETAFINVELVVDVGEDPLDDSITLSLRPEGFRGGGTMDRVRVEGDPGERVVVSKTLEVRDPSLWWPRGYGDQHRYTVRAKLGEDATERTVGLRTVERTDDELLVNDRPIRARGVARLPGGDPLEDVQRVVDCNANLVRARGHVPRPEFYDACDEAGILVWQDLPVTGTDPEFEVDRATELAEVLLETYGSHPSLGLVGVRNEPVDPFADPLGSGWRARLAFRWRAWRAGVDQRGALEVADSIPDSVATVPLTGAPGLDATATTLYPGWHYLEATDVEWLLDRYPSLGRFVGAFGSASLTDDVDPAAVAGIDADSFERRAAGPEESLAKQAKTVRTVAEALRRHESSLLVASSLRDSAPGGGTGVLTVDGEAKPVFEALASAYEPVQAVLDSEPVRGKEVGVTVVNDGPELLETAVSWRTGDQSGETSVTVDATGCASAGSVDIPSDADAIVLSLELPDRTVENRYDL